In Choloepus didactylus isolate mChoDid1 chromosome 6, mChoDid1.pri, whole genome shotgun sequence, one DNA window encodes the following:
- the OVOL1 gene encoding putative transcription factor Ovo-like 1 isoform X2 translates to MSLRDPSYSVAPGPCVVAQLPSEDMGRLADPQGRDHSFLRTKMKVTLGDGPSGDLFTCPICQKAFTYQRMLNRHMKCHNDVKRHLCTYCGKGFNDTFDLKRHVRTHTGVRPYKCSLCDKAFTQRCSLESHLKKIHGVQQKYAYKERRAKLYVCEECGCTSESQEGHILHLKEQHPDSPLLRKTSKKVAAALQSTVTSLLQGGPRL, encoded by the exons ATGAGCCTTCGGGACCCCAGCTACAGCGTGGCCCCGGGGCCCTGTGTGGTGGCTCAGCTGCCCTCTGAAGACATGGGCCGCTTGGCAGACCCCCAGGGCCGAGACCATAGCTTCCTGCGCACCAAGATGAAG GTGACCCTGGGGGACGGCCCCAGTGGCGACCTCTTCACCTGCCCCATCTGCCAGAAGGCCTTCACCTACCAGCGAATGCTGAACCGCCACATGAAGTGCCACAATGACGTCAAGAGGCATCTCTGCACCTACTGCGGGAAGGGCTTCAATGACACCTTCGACCTCAAGAGACACGTCCGCACCCACACTG GCGTGCGCCCCTACAAATGCAGCCTGTGCGACAAGGCCTTCACGCAGCGCTGCTCCCTGGAGTCTCACCTCAAGAAGATCCACGGCGTGCAGCAGAAGTACGCCTACAAGGAGCGCCGGGCCAAGCTGTACGTGTGCGAGGAGTGCGGCTGCACGTCTGAGAGCCAGGAGGGCCACATCCTGCACCTGAAGGAGCAGCACCCTGACAGCCCGCTGCTGCGCAAGACGTCCAAGAAGGTGGCCGCGGCCCTGCAGAGCACGGTCACCTCCCTGCTGCAGGGCGGCCCCCGCCTCTGA